TCCGGAGGGACCGGCGGCCTGGGCAGTCCCGGCAAGTAAAACAGGTGGGGCTAAGGCTCCGGCAGCGATGCCCGCACAGGAAAGAACGGTACCACTTAACATCTGGCGACGAGTTAGGGAATTGGTGTCGGTTGCCATTGCGAGTCCTCCTGATGAATGTTTGATCCGCAACAATGGGCTAGATACCCAAGATGGCCCTCGGCTTCTCGAGATTTACTCCTGTTGCAACAACCATGTCTGCATCGCATTGTAATTTCTCTACAGTTGGAAGATTCAAACTAGCTACCTTTACCCTGATTCATCCAGGCGGCATGGCCGCCTTCCAGGTAGGGTACGTCGTGCCCCTGGTCGGCAAGCGCTTCCTGCGTGGATTTGCTTATGGAGCCTCCCCTGGCGCAGTAGATCACGGCCCGCCCATCTTCGGGCAGGCCTCCCGCCCACTCTCCGGCCTTGGCCGGGTCCATCCGGACCGCGCCAGGCAGGAGTTCGGGGTCGGCCTCGAAATCAGCCTGCCTGCGTAGGTCGTATATCATAAGCGTCTCGCCGGACTCGATCCTGCACTTGAGTTCTTTGGCTGTGATCGTATTGGCCATGGGGAGGCTCCTCGCGTTACTACTTCTTGAACATCATCTGCACGGTCTGGAAGATAGTCTGGTCGCCGGTGAAGGTGATGTCGTTGTAGCGGTTCAAATCATACACCAGCTTGGCCTTCACTGTGAACTCGCTCCCCTTGACCCCAGGCTCCCAGGTAAGCACCCGGTCTTCACCGGCTTTTACCGGGGCTTCGTGCGGACCCTGGGCGTCGGCCTGGGAGGCGGAAATGGCGTCTGGGAGGCTCTTGTCCGCTTCCAGGAAAGACTTGTCGTCGGGCCGTTCCGCATACCAGGGGGCGAACATCCACTGCTTCTCGGCCAGGACCTTGCCCGCCTTGTCCACGGCCTGGGCCTGGAGGTAGATGCCACGCCTATTGGACCCGGAGGGGGCGGAATGGCCGGTGCCGATGTTGATGATGTGGAATTCGAAAGCGGTCTTGCCCGCCGAGGGCTGGACGATGGTCACATTAAGAGCGCCCGCCACCCGCTTCTCGGAGTGGCCCCCGGTCCATAAGTGCCTGGACACGGGCCGCGCGGGCACGTCGTAGTCCTCGGCCACTTTCCGCGTCGTCCTGGGCATGTGGCAGTCCTGACATTGTTGGCTTCCAAGCTGGGCCTTGTGGAAGTCCTCACGCCATTCATAGAAGGTGTTCGTCTGCATGCCAGGCACGCGCTTTCCTTTGGCATGGCAGTAGGCGCACATGACTGCGGTGTGGATGCGTGGCTCGACCACCGTGGCATGGGGAGCGGTCGCGCTGACATCATGAGGAGCTCTGATCTTGCCTTCCGGGGTCAGGTGGCAACTGGCGCAGGTCACACCCCCGGCCTCCTCGCCCACGGGTCTCGGCTCGGGCTTCCCGATCTCCAGAGTTTCCATGTCCGGCAGGTTGAAGGCCTTTGGGAAATGGCAGACGTTGCAGGACTTGCCGCCTGCCTCAACGTCCCGGGCGTGGACAGGGAAGGGGTCGGTTCTGGCCCCTGCATGCGCGGTCGGAGTGGCCGAGGTGGCGGCGGGCATGGTGAGGATCTTGTCGCCCTTGGTCTTGTAGACCATTTCCTTGTAGTTGATGTCGCCGCCAAAACCGGTCGCATATTCGCGGTAGATAGCCTGGTGGCAGGCCCCACACTCCTCGGAGGAGGTGGCCGTGCCTTGGAGGAAACTTTTGCTGGCCTCTTTGGCGGCCTGTTTCGGAGGTTCGTTTTGGGCCAGGAGGCTCCCCCCTGCTGCGAGCAAGGTCAAGCATCCGGTAAGAATGAAAAGTTTGAGAGTCCTCCTCATGTTCCGCCTCCTGGAGGTTTAAGTTCGCACTATCTTCTGCCTTACGATCAACACCGCCTGGAAAACCCTTCGGGCCGATTGATTAGCACGACCCATTAAGATTTTCCATGTCTTAATTGAAAAGTATCAGACACCTCGATGGAGCAGCACGCCCGCCACAGCCGCCACGGCTATGAGCAGAGGCTCGGGTACTTTGAAGCGCCACAGAACAAGCGCGCTCACTAAGCCGATGATCGCAGTAGGTACGTCAACGATGGAGCCTTGGGCCAATATGACCGTGGCCCCGGCTATGGCCCCAGATGCGGCTGCCGTGGCCCCCTTCACGAACCCCTTCAGCATAGGGTGCTCCCGGTAGCGGACGATGTATCGGCTCATGAACAGGACGAAGACGTACACAGGGAGGAAAACACCGCCAGCGGCGATGGCGGAACCCCAGAATCCTGCAACGAGATAGCCCACGAATGCGGCGGTGATGACCACCGGACCAGGGGTGATTATGCCCACGGCCACCGCGTCCAGGAACTGGCGCTCGTCGAGCCAGTGATGATCCAGAACTACCCCCTGGTGGAGGAAAGGTACGATGGCCAGTCCGCTGCCGAAGGTGAAAGCACCGGCCACCACGAAGAATCCTCCTAGGCTCAGGAGTAGGGGCATGGCCACTGCTGGAGCAGGCGCACCTCCCAAGGAAAACAAGAAAGTTCTCATCCCCTGGTGGTCCTGTTTTTTCCAGGGAGGCGAGTACAGGATGACTCCGATGATGCCCGCCACGATAAAAAGCACCGCGATCTCGGCGCGGGCGAATACCGTAATCCCGGCCATCACGGCGAACACCACCCACATGGCCTTTGCCTTCCCCACGGTGGTTTTGGCCAACCGGATTGCGGACAAGAGCACGATGGCGATGACCACGGGGCCGATTCCGTAAAAGAGAGCCTGCACCAGCGGCAGTCCCTGGTAGGCCACGTAGAAAACGGAAATGACCAGGACGATGAGATAGGTCGGGAGGATGAAGACCAGACCGATGAGCGAGGCCCCAATCGTCCCGTGCCTGATGTAGCCGATCCACATGGCCAGCTGGGCTGCCAGGGGGCCGGGCATCATTTGGGAGAAGGCCAAGCCTTGAAGGTATTCCTCGTGGGTTATCCACCCCCGGGGTTCCAAGTCTCTTTGCATGTACCCGGCCAAGGCGATGGGGCCGCCGAAACCCAGTGCGCCCAGTCGCAGGAAGTAGGCCACCAACGCCCACAACCCGACATGCTGCGGTGGATGGGTGTCTGCCATGCGCTTTGGCCTCTTACTTGGAGTTCATCGCGTCCAGGGCGGCTTTCAAGCCCTGGGCCAATTTCTCAGGCTCGTCGACTCCCCAGAAGTGCATGAAGAAAAGTCGAGGCGTCTCCCGAAGCATATGACTGTGAACAGCCGTGACCTCGATCCCGTTTTTCACCAAGGCCTTGGCCACAGGGTTCACTTCTTCGGCCACCAGCACAAAGTCGCCGGATGCTTCAGCCTTGCCGTTGACCACCCCCATGTTGATGGCGGTAGCCATGCCCATGGCGGGAGGGATCACCATTCCGCCCTCCTGGATGGGTTCCTTGCGGGGGAAACTGAACTGGGCCAAGTTGCCCCTCTTCTGACCCGTTGTCCCCAGGGTTTTCTCAACAGCGCTCCAATCCGGTGCCGCGCTGGCCGGAACGAACATGGCTTCGCCCGATGGGGTGCCCGTCGCGGCTAGGGCAGAGCGTAGTCCTTGGGCTAGCTTCGCAGGATCTCCCATGCCGCTGAAATGCAGGTAGAGGACGTTGGGGCTGGTCCCCAGAAGGTGGTTGTGCAGGGCGGTGAGATCGATGCCAGAGGAGAAGAGGGCGGCCATGGCCGGTTGGACTTCCGTTTCCAGGAGCACCAGATCGCCCATCACCATGGCTTTGCCCTTGCTCCCGACAAAACCCATCCAGGAGGTGAGGGCCACCCCGGGGGCCACGGGAATGCCCGCCTTGGTGACCTTGAGGTCGGTTCTGGGGAAGGCGACCTTGTATACTCCCCCCGCCTCCGCGCCCTTTTTCCCCAGCGCCGATTCCACGCCGTCCCAGGGGCCTGATTGCCCGAAGGCAGCCAGGGCGCTGGCCAAAAGCATCATGATAGAAATACAGAGCGTTTTCATGGTGTTGCCTCCAATACGGAATCGTCGGCCTAAGCTCCAGGACAAAAGGAGAGGCCCAGCATAGCCCACCGTATGCACCCTGGCCCCTAGGAAGAGAAGGAAAAAGTGGGAGTGATGGCGATCAAATCACGAGGCGTGGTTGACCAGGGTCTGAACAATTCCCTATCTACCAGCATGGAAAAATGCCGGTATGGAGGGCGAGCCATGCTCCAGCCAATTTCGACAAGGTTTCGGAACGCGGCATTGATCGTTCCCGCGTTCGTATTCTGTCTGGCCTTGGCCGATCAGGCCTATGCCCAAGAGGTGTTTCGGCTTGAGCACACGATTCCCCTGCCGGGCGTGACCGGGCGCATCGACCACATGGCCCTCGACGGCCAAGGAAAGCTCCTCTTCGTGGCCGCCCTGGGCAACAACACGGTTGAGGTCGTCGACCTCACCTTGGACTCGCGCATCCATAGCATCAAGGAGTTGAATGATCCGCAAGGCGTCATCTTCGTGGATGAATTCAATAAGCTATTTGTCGCCAATGGCGGAAACGGTGTGTGCAAGGTCTTTGAGGGGGGCTCCTGGAATCTTGCGAACACCATCTCGTTCCCCAGCGACGCGGACAATATCCGTTATGGCCCCGATGAGCGGAAAGTCTACGCCGGGCATGGGGACGGTGCCTTGGGAATAATCGATCCGAACACCCCTCGCTGGGTAGGGGATATTCAACTCTCGGGACATCCGGAATCATTTCAATTGGAGCGAAACGGCCCGAGAATTTTCGTCAATGTGCCCACCGCCCGCCAGGTGGAGGTGGTGGACCGGATTCAGCGCAAAGTAATCGCCAAATGGGGGTTGGGGGATGTGAAAGACAATTTCACCATGGCGCTTGACGAAGCTGGCCACCGCCTTTTTGTCGGATGTCGCAACCCCGCCAAGGTATTGATCTATGATACGGTGTCCGGAAAAGTCGTCGGGGATATAGGGATTGCTGGAGACGTGGACGATCTTTTCTTCGATGCCGAGACGATGGGTCTTTATACCTCCTGCGGCGAAGGCTTTCTTCAAGCCTTTGCGCAAAAGGACAGCGACCATTTTTTTCTCGTTAGGAATCTGGCAACGGCCAAAGGGGCGCGCACCTCATTTTTCGACTCGAAGCGGAAGCGCCTTTTCCTGGCGGTGCCAAGCCACGGAAGCCAGCAGGCGGAGATACGCGTGTACGCGGTGCGGCCGTGGTTTCAGAAGGAGTAGCTTAGTTTTTGGAGGGCGGGCAAAGGATCAGAACAGGTTCTCAGAGATGCCAAAGAGCACGTGTAAATCGTGTGTAAAACACGTGTCCCTTCATGGGATTTCATGGCCCAATGTGTTTACATAATTTACTGATATTGCTCATGAATCAAGTACGAATTGGGCGGGGCCACAGTTCTGTCACGCCAGTCACGCCGGTAAGCCCAAAGGAGCCCCTTTTACGACAGCTGTTACGATACGGGTGCCGGGAAACGTCGTAAAATCGACGCAAATTGTCGTAAATTATTCCATTTTATTCCATAATTACAGCGCATAGCCTTACACCCGCCTACCTTGGGCGCAGGGGGCCTAACTGGGGCAGGGTACACCGGCAGCGTTTGATTTTAGGGGCATTGAAGAAAATAAAATTTATTTAATTCAACTAACACAGGTGTTTATTTGCCAAATACCGAGCCATCTGCATCCGGGTGGTCCAAAGAAGTCCACAATCCCTGATGAATACGGAGAAGCTGGGCTCGAGAGAGTCCGGCTTCGTCTTTTTTGATCCATGGAATCCCGACCATCCCCCAAAAGCAAGCCCGCGAGGTAGGCCAAAAAACAGACTACGGCATCCCGGCGCTGAAAGCGACTTGCACTGAAACTCGAGAATCGCCCCGAAAACGCCCTCCACTCCCCTCTCTCACGCTTCATTCCCGTCAATTTTGCATTGACCCTCTATCTCCGCTTGTCTAGATACTGAAATATGGTTCCTTGTTTTCCTGGACTGATTTCCCTCTCCCCCGACCTGTTTTTAGGGGGATGTCCACACTTCGAAAGGGGAGCGTATGAACGAAGAAAAATATCTTTCGTTGCGCTATCTCAGGCGGCGCGCCGATGAAGTTCGCGACATATGGCAGGGGGTGACCCTCAGCGAGACCAAACAAGGGCGGCGCTGCTGGGAAGACTACTACCGGCGGCGCTGGCAGCACGACAAAACGGTGCGTT
The window above is part of the Fundidesulfovibrio terrae genome. Proteins encoded here:
- a CDS encoding rhodanese-like domain-containing protein, producing MANTITAKELKCRIESGETLMIYDLRRQADFEADPELLPGAVRMDPAKAGEWAGGLPEDGRAVIYCARGGSISKSTQEALADQGHDVPYLEGGHAAWMNQGKGS
- a CDS encoding multiheme c-type cytochrome; its protein translation is MRRTLKLFILTGCLTLLAAGGSLLAQNEPPKQAAKEASKSFLQGTATSSEECGACHQAIYREYATGFGGDINYKEMVYKTKGDKILTMPAATSATPTAHAGARTDPFPVHARDVEAGGKSCNVCHFPKAFNLPDMETLEIGKPEPRPVGEEAGGVTCASCHLTPEGKIRAPHDVSATAPHATVVEPRIHTAVMCAYCHAKGKRVPGMQTNTFYEWREDFHKAQLGSQQCQDCHMPRTTRKVAEDYDVPARPVSRHLWTGGHSEKRVAGALNVTIVQPSAGKTAFEFHIINIGTGHSAPSGSNRRGIYLQAQAVDKAGKVLAEKQWMFAPWYAERPDDKSFLEADKSLPDAISASQADAQGPHEAPVKAGEDRVLTWEPGVKGSEFTVKAKLVYDLNRYNDITFTGDQTIFQTVQMMFKK
- the chrA gene encoding chromate efflux transporter, with product MADTHPPQHVGLWALVAYFLRLGALGFGGPIALAGYMQRDLEPRGWITHEEYLQGLAFSQMMPGPLAAQLAMWIGYIRHGTIGASLIGLVFILPTYLIVLVISVFYVAYQGLPLVQALFYGIGPVVIAIVLLSAIRLAKTTVGKAKAMWVVFAVMAGITVFARAEIAVLFIVAGIIGVILYSPPWKKQDHQGMRTFLFSLGGAPAPAVAMPLLLSLGGFFVVAGAFTFGSGLAIVPFLHQGVVLDHHWLDERQFLDAVAVGIITPGPVVITAAFVGYLVAGFWGSAIAAGGVFLPVYVFVLFMSRYIVRYREHPMLKGFVKGATAAASGAIAGATVILAQGSIVDVPTAIIGLVSALVLWRFKVPEPLLIAVAAVAGVLLHRGV
- a CDS encoding DUF1259 domain-containing protein yields the protein MKTLCISIMMLLASALAAFGQSGPWDGVESALGKKGAEAGGVYKVAFPRTDLKVTKAGIPVAPGVALTSWMGFVGSKGKAMVMGDLVLLETEVQPAMAALFSSGIDLTALHNHLLGTSPNVLYLHFSGMGDPAKLAQGLRSALAATGTPSGEAMFVPASAAPDWSAVEKTLGTTGQKRGNLAQFSFPRKEPIQEGGMVIPPAMGMATAINMGVVNGKAEASGDFVLVAEEVNPVAKALVKNGIEVTAVHSHMLRETPRLFFMHFWGVDEPEKLAQGLKAALDAMNSK
- a CDS encoding YncE family protein, yielding MLQPISTRFRNAALIVPAFVFCLALADQAYAQEVFRLEHTIPLPGVTGRIDHMALDGQGKLLFVAALGNNTVEVVDLTLDSRIHSIKELNDPQGVIFVDEFNKLFVANGGNGVCKVFEGGSWNLANTISFPSDADNIRYGPDERKVYAGHGDGALGIIDPNTPRWVGDIQLSGHPESFQLERNGPRIFVNVPTARQVEVVDRIQRKVIAKWGLGDVKDNFTMALDEAGHRLFVGCRNPAKVLIYDTVSGKVVGDIGIAGDVDDLFFDAETMGLYTSCGEGFLQAFAQKDSDHFFLVRNLATAKGARTSFFDSKRKRLFLAVPSHGSQQAEIRVYAVRPWFQKE